A window from Macaca fascicularis isolate 582-1 chromosome 20, T2T-MFA8v1.1 encodes these proteins:
- the NOB1 gene encoding RNA-binding protein NOB1 isoform X1, translating into MAPVEHVVADAGAFLRDAALQDIGKNIYTIREVVTEIRDKATRRRLAVLPYELRFKEPLPEYVRLVTEFSKKTGDYPSLSATDIQVLALTYQLEAEFVGVSHLKQEPQKVKVSSSIQHPETPLHISGFHLPSKPKSPQEAEKGHPACEPENLEFSSFMFWRNPLPSIDHELQELLIDRSEDVPSEEEEEAENGFEDRKDDSDDDGGGWITPNNIKQIQQELEQCDVPKDVRVGCVTTDFAMQNVLLQIGLHVLAVNGMLIREARSYILRCHGCFKTTSDMSRVFCAHCGNKTLKKVSVTVSDDGALHMHFSRNPKVLNPRGLRYSLPTPKGGKYAVNPHLTEDQRFPQLRLSRKARQKTNVFAPDYVAGVSPFVENDVSSRSATLQVRDSTLGAGRRRLNPNASRKKFVKKR; encoded by the exons ATGGCTCCAGTGGAGCACGTTGTGGCGGACGCTGGGGCTTTCCTGCGGGATGCGGCTCTGCAG GACATCGGGAAGAACATTTACACCATCCGGGAGGTGGTCACTGAGATTCGGGACAAGGCCACACGCAGGCGGCTCGCTGTGCTGCCCTACGAGCTGCGGTTCAAGGAGCCCTTACCGGAATACGTGCGGCTGG TGACTgagttttcaaagaaaacaggAGACTACCCCAGCCTGTCTGCCACGGACATCCAAGTGCTTGCGCTCACATACCAGCTGGAAGCAGAGTTTGTTGGAGTGTCTCACCTAAAACAGGAACCACAGAAG gttaaagTGAGCTCATCGATTCAGCACCCAGAAACACCTCTGCACATTTCTGGTTTCCATCTGCCCTCCAAG CCTAAATCCCCgcaagaagcagagaaaggacACCCAGCTTGTGAGCCTGAGAACCTGGAATTTAGTTCCTTCATGTTCTGGAGAAACCCTCTGCCCAGCATTGATCATGAACTGCAGGAGCTGCTG ATTGACAGAAGTGAGGATGTTCCaagcgaggaggaggaggaggcagaaaacGGGTTTGAAGACAGAAAAGATGACAGCGATGACGACGGGGGTGGCTGGATAACCCCCAATAACATCAAGCAGATCCAGCAGGAGCTGGAGCAATGTGACGTCCCCAAGGACGTGCGGGTTGGCTGCGTGACCACAGACTTCGCCATGCAG AATGTTCTGCTGCAGATCGGGCTGCACGTGCTGGCGGTGAACGGCATGCTGATTCGCGAGGCCCGGAGCTACATCTTGCGCTGCCACGGCTGTTTCAA GACAACGTCTGACATGAGCCGAGTGTTCTGTGCTCACTGTGGGAACAAGACTCTGAAGAAAGTGTCCGTGACCGTCAGCGACGACGGCGCCCTGCACATGCACTTCTCCCGCAACCCCAAGGTGCTGAACCCCCGCGGCCTCCGG TACTCGCTTCCCACTCCCAAAGGGGGCAAATACGCCGTCAACCCCCACCTCACCGAGGATCAGCGCTTCCCTCAGCTGCGACTCTCCCGAAAGGCCAGGCAGAAAACCAACGTGTTCGCCCCTGACTACGTCGCCGGGGTGTCGCCCTTTGTGGAGAACGACGTCTCCAGCCGCTCAGCTACCCTGCAGGTCCGGGACAGCACCTTGGGAGCTGGGCGGAGACGCTTGAATCCCAACGCTTCCAGAAAGAAGTTTGTGAAGAAAAGGTGA
- the NOB1 gene encoding RNA-binding protein NOB1 isoform X2, with translation MAPVEHVVADAGAFLRDAALQDIGKNIYTIREVVTEIRDKATRRRLAVLPYELRFKEPLPEYVRLVTEFSKKTGDYPSLSATDIQVLALTYQLEAEFVGVSHLKQEPQKVKVSSSIQHPETPLHISGFHLPSKPKSPQEAEKGHPACEPENLEFSSFMFWRNPLPSIDHELQELLIDRSEDVPSEEEEEAENGFEDRKDDSDDDGGGWITPNNIKQIQQELEQCDVPKDVRVGCVTTDFAMQNVLLQIGLHVLAVNGMLIREARSYILRCHGCFNTRFPLPKGANTPSTPTSPRISASLSCDSPERPGRKPTCSPLTTSPGCRPLWRTTSPAAQLPCRSGTAPWELGGDA, from the exons ATGGCTCCAGTGGAGCACGTTGTGGCGGACGCTGGGGCTTTCCTGCGGGATGCGGCTCTGCAG GACATCGGGAAGAACATTTACACCATCCGGGAGGTGGTCACTGAGATTCGGGACAAGGCCACACGCAGGCGGCTCGCTGTGCTGCCCTACGAGCTGCGGTTCAAGGAGCCCTTACCGGAATACGTGCGGCTGG TGACTgagttttcaaagaaaacaggAGACTACCCCAGCCTGTCTGCCACGGACATCCAAGTGCTTGCGCTCACATACCAGCTGGAAGCAGAGTTTGTTGGAGTGTCTCACCTAAAACAGGAACCACAGAAG gttaaagTGAGCTCATCGATTCAGCACCCAGAAACACCTCTGCACATTTCTGGTTTCCATCTGCCCTCCAAG CCTAAATCCCCgcaagaagcagagaaaggacACCCAGCTTGTGAGCCTGAGAACCTGGAATTTAGTTCCTTCATGTTCTGGAGAAACCCTCTGCCCAGCATTGATCATGAACTGCAGGAGCTGCTG ATTGACAGAAGTGAGGATGTTCCaagcgaggaggaggaggaggcagaaaacGGGTTTGAAGACAGAAAAGATGACAGCGATGACGACGGGGGTGGCTGGATAACCCCCAATAACATCAAGCAGATCCAGCAGGAGCTGGAGCAATGTGACGTCCCCAAGGACGTGCGGGTTGGCTGCGTGACCACAGACTTCGCCATGCAG AATGTTCTGCTGCAGATCGGGCTGCACGTGCTGGCGGTGAACGGCATGCTGATTCGCGAGGCCCGGAGCTACATCTTGCGCTGCCACGGCTGTTTCAA TACTCGCTTCCCACTCCCAAAGGGGGCAAATACGCCGTCAACCCCCACCTCACCGAGGATCAGCGCTTCCCTCAGCTGCGACTCTCCCGAAAGGCCAGGCAGAAAACCAACGTGTTCGCCCCTGACTACGTCGCCGGGGTGTCGCCCTTTGTGGAGAACGACGTCTCCAGCCGCTCAGCTACCCTGCAGGTCCGGGACAGCACCTTGGGAGCTGGGCGGAGACGCTTGA